Below is a window of Streptomyces sp. NBC_00223 DNA.
TACGGCCCGTGTCGAGCAGCGCGAGCACCTCCTCGACCCGGCGGTTCTCGGTGACGACATGGCGGGTCAGCCGGCGCAGCCGTTCGTCCGGCAGCGCGGCCAGCGCGGCGTCGAGCCCGTCGTGGGCGATGTCGCGCAGCGCGGGCACCCCGAGGGCTGCCGCCGCGGTCTCGCAGCCCGCGCGCAGCTGCCCGTAGGCCCCCTCGGCGTGCGCGTGCTTGACCCGGGTGTCGACGACGATCAGCCGCAGCCCCTCGGCGGCGAGGTCGAACGGGACCTGGCGCCGGATCAGTCCGCGCACGTCGAGGTGGAGGGCGTGGCCCTCGGCGCAGCACGCGGAGGCGGTCTGGTCCATCACCCCGACGGGCGCGCCCACGTAGGTGTTCTCGGAGCTCTGGCAGAGCACCGCGAGATCCTGCCGGGACAGGCCGCCGACGCCGTGCAGTTCGGTCAGCGCGAGGGCGGTGACCACCTGGAGGGCGGCCGAGGAGGACAGTCCGCCGCCGACCGGGACGGTGCTGTCGTAGTGGATGTCGGCGCCGCCCACCGCGTGGCCGGCCCGGCGCAGCGTCCACAGCACGGCGGCGGGGTAGCGGGCCCAGCCGGCGGTGGCGCCGGGCGCGAGCGCGTCCACCCGCAGTTCGACCGGGCCGCCGTCCATGGCGGCCGAGTGCAGCCGCAGCAGCCCGTCGTCGCGGCGGGCGACCGCGGCCCGGGTGGTGTGCCGCAGGGCGAAGGGCATGACGAAGCCGTCGTTGTAGTCCGTGTGCTCGCCGATCAGGTTCACCCGGCCGGGCGCCGCCCAGACACCCTCCGGCGCGCGTCCGAAGACGTTCGTGAAGGCGAGTTCGAACGCGGCTTCCGTCATCGTGGGTCCTCCCCCGCTGATGCTGCTCGTGACTGTGCGAAGTGCCATGCGTCGCGGATGATCCCCGCGAGGTCGGTACGGGTCGGCCGCCAGCCCAGCACGGTCCTGGCCCGCTCCGCGGAGGCGACCAGGGCGGCGGGGTCGCCGGCCCGGCGCGGCTCGGTGGTGGCCGGGATCGGATGGCCGGTGACCCTGCGGGCGGTCTCCACGACCTCGCGCACGGAGAAGCCGCTGCCGTTGCCGAGGTTGCAGATCAGGTGCTCGCCGCGCGGTGCCTTCTCCAGCGCCAGCAGATGCGCCTCGGCGAGGTCGGCCACGTGGATGTAGTCGCGCACGCAGGTGCCGTCCGGGGTCGGGTAGTCGTCGCCGTAGACGGCGATCGAGGCCCGGCGGCCCTGGGCGACCTGGAGCACCAGCGGGATGAGGTGCGACTCGGGGTCGTGCCGCTCGCCGTGCCCGCCGTAGGCCCCGGCCACGTTGAAGTAGCGCAGGGAGACCGCGGACAGTCCGTGGGCGGCGCACTCGGCGGCGATCATACGGTCGACGGCGAGCTTGGTGGCGCCGTACGGGTTGGTGGGCGAGGTCGCGGCGGTCTCGGGGATCGGCACCGCGGCGGGCTCGCCGTAGGTCGCGGCCGTGGAGGAGAAGACGAGGGTGCCGACGCCGCTCTCCCGCATGGCGGTGAGGAGTTCGAGGGTGCCGACGACGTTGTTGCGCCAGTACTTCCCGGGGTTCGTGACGGACTCGCCCACCTGGGAGGAAGCGGCGAAGTGCAGCACCGCGTCGTAGGAGCCGTCGAGCACCTCGGCGGCGTCCTGCACCCGGCCCTCGACGAACCGCGCGCCCCGGGGCACCCCCGCGCGGAAGCCCGTCGACAGGTCGTCGAGCACGGTGACCGAGTGCCCGGCTTCCAGCAGCCGGGCGGCCACCACGCCGCCGACATAGCCGGCGCCCCCGGTGACCAGCAGCTTCCTGCTCCGGGGACGCGCTTGCTCGTTGCTCACTGACTCGCTACCTCTCGCAGTCGCGTCGCCGCGGACTCCGGGGGGACATCGTTGACGAAGGCCCCCATACCCGACTCCGAGCCCGCGAGGAACTTCAGTTTGCCGGAGGTCCTGCGGATGGTGAAAAGCTCCAGATGCAGGGCGAAGTCCTGCCGGTCCGGCATACCGAAGGGCGCCTGGTGCCAGCCGGAGACATACGGCGTCGGCGGCTGGCCCTCGCCGAAGACCCGGTCGAAGCGGCGCAGCAGCTCCAGATAGACGTACGGGAACTCGGCGCGGGCGTCCTCGGCGAGGCCCAGCAGGTCGGGCACCCTGCGGCGGGGGTAGAGGTGCACCTCGTACGGCCAGTGCGCGGCGAAGGGGACGAACGCCGTCCAGTGCTCGCCGCTCAGCACGACCCGGCCGCCGTCGGCGATCTCGTCGGCGAGCACGTCGTCGAAGAGGTTGCGGCCGCCGGTGTGTTCGCGGTGGGCGGCCAGCGAGCGGAGCATCAGGTCGGTGCGCGGGGTGACGAACGGGTAGCCGTAGATCTGGCCGTGCGGGTGGCCGAGGGTGACCCCGATCTCCGCGCCACGGTTCTCGAACGGGTAGACCTGCACGACACCGGGCACCCGCGACAGGTCGCGGGTGCGGTCGGTCCAGGTGTCGAGCACGAGGCGGGCCGCGTCGGGGGTGAGGTCGGCGAAGGAGGCGTCGTGGTCGGAGGTGAAGCAGACCACCTCGCAGCGGCCCAGGCCGCCGGCCAGTGAGGGGAAGCGGTTCTCGAAGACCACCACCTCGTAGTCCGTGTCCGGGATCTCGCTGAGCCGGCCCTCGCGCGAGGGGCACAGCGGGCACTCGTCCGCGGGCGGGTGATAGGTGCGGCCCTGCCGGTGCGAGGCGACGGCGACGCTGTCACCGAGCAGCTTGTCGTACCGAATCTGGGAGGTGGTGGCGACGGGTGCCAGTGGGCGCGGATCGGTGGCGTGACGGACCACGGCGTCGGCCGAGTCGTAGTAGATCAGCTCACGGCCGTCCGCGAGCCGGGTCGGCGTCTTCTTCACCTTGGGGCACCTCACACCGCATCTACTCAACAGAACCGCACACAATGAATCACAACAGAACAGCACAGTCAATGCGCGGTGCCCTGTGAAGTGCGGATCGGTGGGAGAAGGGCGCGAAGAAGCCTCCGCGGGCACAACCGAACATTGCCGAACAGATCGTCACGCGCGGCGGCGGACCGGGGACGGGCGCGTCGGGGCCCCTGGCGGCCATGGATACGGGCGCGCCCGTATCCCGCGGAAACAGCGGCTACGGGCGGGGACGACCGGGAGCCGGGCTCAGCCCGCGGACTCCCCGGCGGCCCGGTCCAGCAGCCCCGTACGGGCCGCGAGCGCCGCCGCCTCCAGCCGGGACCCCACGCCCAGCTTCATCAGCACCCGCTGCACATGGGTGCGGGCGGTGCTGGGCGCGATCCGCATGCCCGCCGCGATCACCCGGGTGTCCTCGCCCTCGGCGACCCTGACCAGCACCTCGACCTCACGCGGAGTCAGCATCTCCAGCAGTCGCGCGCCCTCGTCGTCCGGCTGCCTGACCGGGTTGAGCAGCTCCGCGAACGCGCCCTGGAGCAGCACCTGGGACACCGCGACCTCACCGGTGCGCGCCTTGGCCATGGCCCGCTCGACGCCCTCGATCCGCTCGTCGTGCCGCACATAGCCGGAGGCGCCCGCCGCGAAGGCCGCCGCGATACCCCGGGGGTCGGGCACCGGACCGAGCACCACCACGGCCACGGCGGGCCGCTCGCGCTTGATCCGCGCCACCGCGTCGAAGGCGCCGGGCTCGGCCGGCGAAGCCGTGCCGAACAGGCACACCTCCGGCGACCTGCTCAGCACCAGCTCCGCCGCACCCGCGGCGGGAGCGCCCGCGGCCAGCACGCGGTGCCCGCGCAGCTTCAACGCCGAGGCCAGTGCCTCCGCCAGCAGCCGATGGTCGTCGACCACGACGAGCCGTACACCCATGTCGGGCATCCCCAATCCCCCCGGAGTCCGGACCACCACCGGCCCCCGTCCCCTACGCATACCGCCACCGGGCCGGTCCCAATCGTCCCCCGCCGCCGGACCACCTCACTGGCGGCGAAGCTACACGCTCCCCGCGTCCGCGCGCGCCCCCAACCGGCGGTTACAGCGGGAAATTCCGCGAGCGGCCGCCGGCCCGGGGGCGCTACGGCCGGGCTGTCCGCTCAGCCGTAGACCTGCACATACATCTGATCGTCGACGGAGGAGTAAATCGTCTTCGTCACGTAATAGAAGCGATCGTCGTGCCAGACGGCGTAGTCGTGCAGTCCGCCCGACTCCAGCCGGTCGTAGGCGTCCTTGGCGAAGGTCGCGTACGTCGTGATCGCGCCGGTCGCCGGGTCCAGGGTGACGAGCCGGCCCGCCACGTCGTAGCCCGGCCGCTCGTAGGCGAGGACCTTGCCGTCCTCGAAGCCCAGGCCGGTGATCTCGCGGTCGCCGCCGGGCTTGGCGATCCACTTCTGCTTGCCGTCGCCGAGGTTGAAGGCGGCGATGCCGCCGACCACCTTGCCGTCGCCGCCGGGCTCGGCGGCGAGCGTCAGATAGAGGGTGTCCTTGTCGACCAGGACGTTGTGCACCGACTGCTTCTCGGTGCCGTCGTCGTCGATGTCGTACTTCTTGGTGCCCAGCGAGACCCGCGACTGGAGGCGGCCGTCGACGACCGTCGCCACGTCGGTGTACGTCTCGTCCTCGGTGCCGAGGATCACCACAACGGGGTCGGTGGAGACGATCGCGTTGACCTCGGTGCCGGTCGGCGCGGTCCACGACCACTTGGGGCTGCCGTTCTTGGCCGGGTCGAGGACCTGCACCTTGTACGACTTGTAGTCGCAGTTGACGACTGCCACGAACTGCGCGCCGCCCGCGTAACCGTCGTCCTCGCAGTCGCCGTTGCCGGACCGCCACAGCAC
It encodes the following:
- the galE gene encoding UDP-glucose 4-epimerase GalE; this translates as MSNEQARPRSRKLLVTGGAGYVGGVVAARLLEAGHSVTVLDDLSTGFRAGVPRGARFVEGRVQDAAEVLDGSYDAVLHFAASSQVGESVTNPGKYWRNNVVGTLELLTAMRESGVGTLVFSSTAATYGEPAAVPIPETAATSPTNPYGATKLAVDRMIAAECAAHGLSAVSLRYFNVAGAYGGHGERHDPESHLIPLVLQVAQGRRASIAVYGDDYPTPDGTCVRDYIHVADLAEAHLLALEKAPRGEHLICNLGNGSGFSVREVVETARRVTGHPIPATTEPRRAGDPAALVASAERARTVLGWRPTRTDLAGIIRDAWHFAQSRAASAGEDPR
- the galK gene encoding galactokinase, whose translation is MTEAAFELAFTNVFGRAPEGVWAAPGRVNLIGEHTDYNDGFVMPFALRHTTRAAVARRDDGLLRLHSAAMDGGPVELRVDALAPGATAGWARYPAAVLWTLRRAGHAVGGADIHYDSTVPVGGGLSSSAALQVVTALALTELHGVGGLSRQDLAVLCQSSENTYVGAPVGVMDQTASACCAEGHALHLDVRGLIRRQVPFDLAAEGLRLIVVDTRVKHAHAEGAYGQLRAGCETAAAALGVPALRDIAHDGLDAALAALPDERLRRLTRHVVTENRRVEEVLALLDTGRTRDIGPVLTAGHASLRDDFRVSCPELDLAVDTALAEGALGARMTGGGFGGSAIVLVDEEAEARVGAALAAALPKSRRFVTTPGPGARRLS
- a CDS encoding helix-turn-helix transcriptional regulator, giving the protein MGVRLVVVDDHRLLAEALASALKLRGHRVLAAGAPAAGAAELVLSRSPEVCLFGTASPAEPGAFDAVARIKRERPAVAVVVLGPVPDPRGIAAAFAAGASGYVRHDERIEGVERAMAKARTGEVAVSQVLLQGAFAELLNPVRQPDDEGARLLEMLTPREVEVLVRVAEGEDTRVIAAGMRIAPSTARTHVQRVLMKLGVGSRLEAAALAARTGLLDRAAGESAG
- the galT gene encoding galactose-1-phosphate uridylyltransferase codes for the protein MKKTPTRLADGRELIYYDSADAVVRHATDPRPLAPVATTSQIRYDKLLGDSVAVASHRQGRTYHPPADECPLCPSREGRLSEIPDTDYEVVVFENRFPSLAGGLGRCEVVCFTSDHDASFADLTPDAARLVLDTWTDRTRDLSRVPGVVQVYPFENRGAEIGVTLGHPHGQIYGYPFVTPRTDLMLRSLAAHREHTGGRNLFDDVLADEIADGGRVVLSGEHWTAFVPFAAHWPYEVHLYPRRRVPDLLGLAEDARAEFPYVYLELLRRFDRVFGEGQPPTPYVSGWHQAPFGMPDRQDFALHLELFTIRRTSGKLKFLAGSESGMGAFVNDVPPESAATRLREVASQ